A single region of the Epinephelus moara isolate mb chromosome 14, YSFRI_EMoa_1.0, whole genome shotgun sequence genome encodes:
- the LOC126401099 gene encoding otoferlin-like isoform X5, with the protein MKRSKHRGHKEDRNGDEPAILETEDLDRQGMFMGGGPDPDTISLASVTAVTTNVSNKRSKPDIKMEPSSGRPIDYQVSVTVIEARQLVGLNMDPMVCVEIGEDKKYTSMKESTNCPYYNEYFVFDFHVPPDVMFDKILKLSVIHSKNLLRSGTLVGTFKLDVGTIYSQPEHQFYHKWALLSDPDDISAGCKGYVKCDIAVVAKGDTIKTPHKANESDEDDIEGNLLIPEGVPAERQWARYYLKVYRAEGLPRMNTSIMANVKKAFIGENKDLVDPYVQVLFAGQKGKTTVQKSCYEPIWNEQIVFTEMFPPLCNRMKIQIRDSDKVNDVAIGTHFLDLKKISNDGDKGFLPTLGPAWVNMYGSTRTYTLMDEYQELNEGLGEGVSFRARLLISLGVEILDPSSPDITSSTEVQVEGVPNISETATGKVEEFFLFGSFLEATMIDRKIGDKPINFEVTIGYYGNEIDGVARPKTKGKKGGGDGDEEETELIHNSSEEEAEDDGDLTSVATTPPMKPVITDRNYFHLPYFERKPCIYIKSWWQDQRRRLYNANIIDNIAHKLEDGLNDVQEIIKTEKSYPERRLRGVLEELSQGCSQFLSLANKDQNQSGRTKLDRERLKLCMSEVENIGQQAKAMRSQVKKSTVRDKIKLAQNFLTRLRFLAVEPQHSVPDVFIWMISNGKRIAYARVPSKDILYSSTEEETGKDCGKVKTIFLRIPGKKGFGPAGWTVQSKIEIYLWLGLTRQRKDYLNGLPNGFEENKLSRGPGLPCSPPISLTYMMKQIFQLRVHMYQARSLFAADSTGLSDPFARVFFSTQSQVTEVLAETLCPTWDQLLVFENVELFGEATELRDDPPIIVIEIYDQDTVGKADFMGRTFAKPVVKMADEHYGPPRFPPQLEYYQIYRGNCSAGEMLAAFELLQIGPNGRADLPPIDGPTDMDRGPIMPVPLGIRPVLSKYRIEVLFWGLRDLKRVNLAQVDRPRVDIECAGKGVQSALIPNYRKNPNFSTLVKWFEVDLPENELLHPPLNIRVVDCRAFGRYTLVGSNAVTSLRKFIYRATDKQANNWTTTEEIIVVNMEPEPAFKKMDTVVKLDSCSDAVVKVEDDDKDGKGKKKKRKKGDEIEEEELDESMLDWWSKYFASIETLTEALKAQEAALSDSEDKDEMDLADGGGTKRGKGKKDKKKPGVDPFERKKPKLDELKVYPKELEGEFDGFEDWLHSFNLFRGKGGDDDDQNVTDEDRIVGKFKGSMCMYKVSDDMPRDMSFDSNMGMFQNIPHNDPINVLVRIYVIRATDLHPADINGKADPYIAIKLGKTEIKDKENYISKQLNPLFGKSFDVEATFPMDSTLTVSIYDWDLVGTDDLIGETKLDLENRFYSKHRATCGISCNYAIHGYNVWRDPMKPTQILAKLCKDGKLDGPHYGPGGRVKVENRVFMAPTEIEDENGLKKQTDEHLALTVLKHWEEIPRVGCKLVPEHVETRPLLHPDKPGIEQGRIEMWVDMFPKDMTAPGPALDISPRKPKKFELRVIVWNTDEVVLEDDDIFTGEKSSDIFVRGWLKGQQEDKQDTDVHYHSITGEGNFNWRFVYPFDYLMAEEKIVISKKESMFAWDETEYKIPARLNLQVWDADHFSADDFLGAIELDLNRFPRGAKTAKQCTIEMVTNEAEMPIVSIFKQKRIKGWWPFVARNEDDEFELTGKVEAELHLLTGEEAERSPVGEGRNEPEPLEKPNRPDTSLLWFLTPFKAIKHLVCNQYKWLAIKIVTALLLLAMLALFLYSMPGYMVKKMLGA; encoded by the exons ATGAAGCGCAGTAAGCACCGTGGACACAAGGAGGACAGAAACGGAG ATGAGCCAGCTATTCTGGAGACAGAGGACCTGGATCGCCAGGGCATGTTCATGGGAGGAGGCCCAGATCCTGACACCATCTCACTGGCCTCAGTCACAGCCGTCACCACCAATGTATCAAACAAGAG ATCAAAGCCAGACATAAAGATGGAGCCCAGTTCTGGAAGACCTATAGATTACCAA gtcagtgtgacagtgattGAAGCCAGGCAGCTGGTGGGACTGAACATGGATCCAATGGTCTGTGTGGAGATTGGAGAAGATAAAAAGTACACCTCAATGAAGGAATCGACCAACTGCCCATACTACAATGAA TATTTTGTGTTCGACTTCCACGTCCCTCCAGATGTTATGTTTGACAAAATCCTGAAGTTGTCT GTGATTCACTCCAAAAATCTCCTGCGTAGTGGAACACTGGTCGGAACTTTTAAACTGGATGTCGGCACAATCTACTCCCAGCCCG AGCATCAGTTTTACCACAAGTGGGCTTTGTTGTCCGACCCTGATGACATCTCAGCGGGCTGTAAAGGCTACGTGAAGTGTGATATTGCAGTCGTGGCCAAAGGAGACACAATAAAGACTCCACACAAGGCCAATGAATCAGACGAAGATGACATAGAGGG CAATCTCTTAATACCAGAGGGCGTGCCTGCAGAGCGTCAGTGGGCTCGGTATTACCTGAAGGTCTACAGAGCAGAGGGACTCCCCAGAATGAACACCAGCATCATGGCCAATGTCAAAAAGGCCTTCATAGGAGAAAATAAGGACCTGGTTGATCCCTATGTCCAAGTACTGTTTGCTGGGCAGAAA GGGAAAACAACAGTTCAGAAAAGCTGCTATGAGCCCATCTGGAACGAGCAAATAGTTTTCACTGAGATGTTTCCACCACTGTGCAATCGCATGAAGATCCAGATCCGCGACTCAGACAAAGTGAATGATGTTGCTATAGGAACACACTTCCTGGACCTAAAGAAGATTTCCAATGATGGGGACAAAG GATTCCTCCCCACGCTGGGACCTGCCTGGGTTAACATGTACGGCTCCACTCGTACCTACACCCTGATGGACGAGTACCAGGAGTTAAACGAAGGGCTCGGAGAGGGCGTGTCCTTCAGGGCCCGCCTGCTCATCAGCCTGGGTGTAGAGATCCTGGACCCCTCCTCGCCTGACATTACCAGCTCCACAGAAGTGCAGGTGGAGGGAGTACCCAACATCTCAGAG ACTGCCACCGGGAAGGTTGAGGAGTTTTTTCTCTTTGGATCTTTCCTGGAGGCCACAATGATTGACAGAAAGATTGGTGATAAGCCCATCAACTTCGAGGTCACCATAG GTTACTATGGAAATGAGATTGATGGGGTGGCGAGGCCAAAAACGAAGGGCAAGAagggtggaggagatggtgacGAAGAGGAAACTGAACTGATCCACAACTCCAGCGAGGAGGAGGCAGAAGATGACGGGGACCTGACTTCAGTGGCGACTACTCCTCCGATGAAACCTGTCATCACTGACCG AAACTACTTTCACCTGCCCTATTTTGAGAGGAAGCCGTGTATCTACATCAAGAGCTGGTGGCAGGACCAGAGAAGGAGgctgtacaatgccaacattataGACAACATTGCACACAAACTA GAGGACGGACTGAATGATGTGCAAGAGATCATCAAGACAGAGAAGTCCTATCCTGAGCGCCGACTGAGAGGCGTTCTGGAGGAACTCAGCCAGGGCTGCAG TCAGTTTCTTTCGCTGGCAAACAAGGACCAGAATCAGTCTGGCAGAACCAAACTTGACAGGGAGAGACTGAAGCTGTGCATGTCAGAAGTG GAGAACATCGGCCAGCAAGCTAAAGCCATGAGGTCACAGGTGAAGAAAAGCACAGTGAGAGACAAAATCAAGCTGGCTCAGAACTTCCTCACAAGGCTGCGCTTCCTGGCTGTTGAG CCTCAACACAGCGTTCCTGATGTTTTCATATGGATGATAAGTAATGGGAAGCGCATTGCTTATGCACGTGTTCCCTCCAAAGACATCCTTTACTCCAGTACTGAGGAGGAGACAGGGAAGGACTGTGGCAAAGTCAAGACAATCTTTCTCAGG ATCCCTGGTAAGAAAGGTTTTGGGCCTGCTGGCTGGACGGTCCAGTCTAAAATAGAGATTTATCTGTGGCTGGGCCTGACTAGACAGCGCAAAGACTACCTGAATGGTCTGCCCAATGGATTTGAGGAGAATAAGTTATCCAGAGGACCTGGCTTGCCGTGCTCACCTCCCATCAGCCTCACCTACATGA TGAAACAGATCTTCCAGCTGAGGGTCCACATGTACCAAGCGCGCAGCCTGTTTGCTGCTGACAGCACAGGTCTGTCTGATCCCTTTGCTCGAGTGTTCTTCTCAACACAAAGCCAGGTCACCGAG gtGCTGGCTGAGACTCTGTGCCCGACATGGGACCAGCTGCTGGTCTTTGAGAATGTGGAGTTGTTTGGAGAGGCCACCGAACTGAGAGATGACCCTCCCATTATCGTCATTGAAATCTATGATCAAGACACAGTG GGTAAAGCTGACTTCATGGGCAGAACATTTGCCAAGCCTGTGGTCAAGATGGCGGATGAGCACTATGGTCCCCCGCGCTTCCCTCCCCAACTGGAGTACTATCAGATCTACCGTGGGAACTGCAGTGCCGGAGAAATGCTGGCAGCCTTTGAACTGTTGCAG ATTGGTCCCAATGGGAGAGCTGACCTGCCTCCCATAGACGGTCCCACAGATATGGACCGCGGCCCAATCATGCCTGTACCACTGGGGATCAGACCGGTGCTCAGCAAGTACAGGATTGAG GTTTTGTTCTGGGGCTTGAGGGACTTGAAGAGGGTGAATCTGGCCCAGGTGGATCGGCCTCGTGTGGACATCGAATGTGCCGGAAAGGGAGTCCAGTCAGCCCTCATCCCCAACTACAGGAAAAACCCCAACTTCAGCACCCTTGTCAAGTGGTTTGAAGTG GATCTGCCTGAGAATGAGTTGCTTCACCCACCACTGAACATCCGAGTGGTGGACTGCAGGGCTTTTGGCCGCTACACTCTGGTTGGCTCCAATGCTGTCACCAGCCTGCGGAAATTCATCTACAGGGCAACAGACAAGCAGGCCAACAACTGGACTACCACAG AGGAAATCATTGTCGTCAACATGGAACCTGAGCCTGCTTTCAAGAAGATGGACACTGTGGTCAAACTAGACTCT TGCTCTGATGCTGTGGTCAAAGTTGAG GATGATGATAAGGATGGAaaggggaagaagaagaagaggaagaagggtGATGAGATTGAAGAGGAGGAACTCGATGAGAGCATGTTGGACTGGTGGTCCAAATATTTTGCCTCCATTGAAACTTTGACAGAG GCTCTCAAGGCTCAAGAAGCTGCTCTTTCAGATTCAGAGGACAAAGATGAAATGGACCTTGCAGATGGCGGAG GCacaaagagaggaaaaggaaagaaggaCAAAAAGAAGCCTGGAGTAGATCCATTTGAGAGGAAGAAGCCGAAGCTGGATGAGCTGAAG GTGTACCCAAAGGAACTGGAGGGTGAGTTTGACGGCTTTGAAGACTGGCTCCACAGCTTTAATCTGTTCAGGGGGAAAGGCGGTGACGATGACGACCAAAATGTGACGGATGAGGACAGAATTGTTGGAAAATTCAAA GGTTCAATGTGCATGTACAAAGTGTCAGATGACATGCCCAGAGACATGAGCTTTGACTCCAACATGGGAATGTTTCAGAACATTCCTCACAACGATCCCATTAATGTCCTCGTCCGCATCTACGTTATCAGG GCAACTGATCTGCATCCCGCTGACATCAATGGGAAAGCTGATCCATACATTGCAATCAAACTGGGAAAGACAGAGATCAAAGACAAAGAGAACTACATCTCAAAACAGCTGAACCCTTTGTTTGGCAA ATCCTTTGACGTGGAGGCCACGTTCCCTATGGATTCCACACTCACAGTGTCAATTTATGACTGGGACCTGGTGGGAACCGATGATCTGATTGGAGAAACCAAACTTGACCTGGAGAACCGTTTCTACAGCAAACACAGAGCAACGTGTGGTATTTCGTGTAACTACGCCAT CCATGGTTACAATGTGTGGCGGGACCCAATGAAACCCACACAAATCCTGGCTAAGCTGTGTAAGGATGGCAAACTGGATGGGCCTCACTATGGCCCGGGGGGAAGAGTGAAGGTGGAGAACCGTGTCTTCATGGCACCGACTGAGATAGAAGATGAAAATG GTTTGAAGAAGCAGACAGATGAACATCTTGCTCTGACTGTGTTGAAGCACTGGGAGGAAATCCCACGAGTCGGCTGCAAACTTGTCCCAGAACATGTGGAGACCAGACCACTCCTTCACCCTGACAAACCAGGGATTGAACAA GGAAGAATTGAGATGTGGGTGGATATGTTCCCAAAAGACATGACTGCACCTGGCCCTGCTCTTGATATTTCACCAAGGAAACCAAAGAA GTTTGAACTGAGGGTGATCGTCTGGAACACTGATGAGGTCGTTCTAGAGGATGATGATATCTTCACTGGCGAGAAATCGAGTGACATATTTGTGCGAGG CTGGTTGAAAGGGCAGCAGGAAGACAAGCAGGACACAGATGTCCACTATCACTCCATCACTGGGGAGGGCAACTTCAACTGGCGCTTCGTCTACCCCTTCGACTACCTCATGGCCGAAGAGAAGATCGTCATCTCAAAAAAAGAGTCCATGTTTGCCTGGGATGAGACTGAATACAAGATCCCAGCTCGTCTTAATCTGCAAGTGTGGGACGCAGACCATTTCTCTGCAGATGACTTCTTAG GGGCGATTGAGCTGGACCTGAACCGTTTTCCACGGGGTGCAAAGACTGCCAAGCAGTGTaccattgagatggtgacaaaTGAAGCAGAGATGCCTATAGTCTCCATCTTCAAACAGAAGAGGATCAAAGGCTGGTGGCCTTTTGTGGCCAGAAATGAAGATGACGAGTTTGAACTCACG gGAAAAGTGGAGGCAGAGCTGCACCTGCTGACGggagaggaagcagagagaaGCCCAGTCGGTGAAGGACGCAACGAACCAGAGCCACTAGAGAAACCCAA CCGCCCAGACACCAGCCTTCTGTGGTTCCTCACTCCCTTCAAGGCCATAAAACACTTGGTCTGCAACCAGTACAAGTGGCTGGCCATCAAGATTGTCACAGCTCTCCTGCTGCTGGCCATGCTGGCTCTTTTCCTCTACAGCATGCCTGGTTACATGGTCAAGAAAATGCTGGGAGCTTGA
- the LOC126401099 gene encoding otoferlin-like isoform X2 → MKRSKHRGHKEDRNGDEPAILETEDLDRQGMFMGGGPDPDTISLASVTAVTTNVSNKRSKPDIKMEPSSGRPIDYQVSVTVIEARQLVGLNMDPMVCVEIGEDKKYTSMKESTNCPYYNEYFVFDFHVPPDVMFDKILKLSVIHSKNLLRSGTLVGTFKLDVGTIYSQPEHQFYHKWALLSDPDDISAGCKGYVKCDIAVVAKGDTIKTPHKANESDEDDIEGNLLIPEGVPAERQWARYYLKVYRAEGLPRMNTSIMANVKKAFIGENKDLVDPYVQVLFAGQKGKTTVQKSCYEPIWNEQIVFTEMFPPLCNRMKIQIRDSDKVNDVAIGTHFLDLKKISNDGDKGFLPTLGPAWVNMYGSTRTYTLMDEYQELNEGLGEGVSFRARLLISLGVEILDPSSPDITSSTEVQVEGVPNISETATGKVEEFFLFGSFLEATMIDRKIGDKPINFEVTIGYYGNEIDGVARPKTKGKKGGGDGDEEETELIHNSSEEEAEDDGDLTSVATTPPMKPVITDRNYFHLPYFERKPCIYIKSWWQDQRRRLYNANIIDNIAHKLEDGLNDVQEIIKTEKSYPERRLRGVLEELSQGCSQFLSLANKDQNQSGRTKLDRERLKLCMSEVENIGQQAKAMRSQVKKSTVRDKIKLAQNFLTRLRFLAVEPQHSVPDVFIWMISNGKRIAYARVPSKDILYSSTEEETGKDCGKVKTIFLRIPGKKGFGPAGWTVQSKIEIYLWLGLTRQRKDYLNGLPNGFEENKLSRGPGLPCSPPISLTYMMKQIFQLRVHMYQARSLFAADSTGLSDPFARVFFSTQSQVTEVLAETLCPTWDQLLVFENVELFGEATELRDDPPIIVIEIYDQDTVGKADFMGRTFAKPVVKMADEHYGPPRFPPQLEYYQIYRGNCSAGEMLAAFELLQIGPNGRADLPPIDGPTDMDRGPIMPVPLGIRPVLSKYRIEVLFWGLRDLKRVNLAQVDRPRVDIECAGKGVQSALIPNYRKNPNFSTLVKWFEVDLPENELLHPPLNIRVVDCRAFGRYTLVGSNAVTSLRKFIYRATDKQANNWTTTEEIIVVNMEPEPAFKKMDTVVKLDSCSDAVVKVEDDDKDGKGKKKKRKKGDEIEEEELDESMLDWWSKYFASIETLTEALKAQEAALSDSEDKDEMDLADGGDIKPDESPVKGTKRGKGKKDKKKPGVDPFERKKPKLDELKVYPKELEGEFDGFEDWLHSFNLFRGKGGDDDDQNVTDEDRIVGKFKGSMCMYKVSDDMPRDMSFDSNMGMFQNIPHNDPINVLVRIYVIRATDLHPADINGKADPYIAIKLGKTEIKDKENYISKQLNPLFGKSFDVEATFPMDSTLTVSIYDWDLVGTDDLIGETKLDLENRFYSKHRATCGISCNYAIHGYNVWRDPMKPTQILAKLCKDGKLDGPHYGPGGRVKVENRVFMAPTEIEDENGLKKQTDEHLALTVLKHWEEIPRVGCKLVPEHVETRPLLHPDKPGIEQGRIEMWVDMFPKDMTAPGPALDISPRKPKKFELRVIVWNTDEVVLEDDDIFTGEKSSDIFVRGWLKGQQEDKQDTDVHYHSITGEGNFNWRFVYPFDYLMAEEKIVISKKESMFAWDETEYKIPARLNLQVWDADHFSADDFLGAIELDLNRFPRGAKTAKQCTIEMVTNEAEMPIVSIFKQKRIKGWWPFVARNEDDEFELTGKVEAELHLLTGEEAERSPVGEGRNEPEPLEKPNRPDIALLWFLIPFKAAKHLICDQYRWLTIKIVTALLLLAILGLFLYNMPGYMVKKMLGA, encoded by the exons ATGAAGCGCAGTAAGCACCGTGGACACAAGGAGGACAGAAACGGAG ATGAGCCAGCTATTCTGGAGACAGAGGACCTGGATCGCCAGGGCATGTTCATGGGAGGAGGCCCAGATCCTGACACCATCTCACTGGCCTCAGTCACAGCCGTCACCACCAATGTATCAAACAAGAG ATCAAAGCCAGACATAAAGATGGAGCCCAGTTCTGGAAGACCTATAGATTACCAA gtcagtgtgacagtgattGAAGCCAGGCAGCTGGTGGGACTGAACATGGATCCAATGGTCTGTGTGGAGATTGGAGAAGATAAAAAGTACACCTCAATGAAGGAATCGACCAACTGCCCATACTACAATGAA TATTTTGTGTTCGACTTCCACGTCCCTCCAGATGTTATGTTTGACAAAATCCTGAAGTTGTCT GTGATTCACTCCAAAAATCTCCTGCGTAGTGGAACACTGGTCGGAACTTTTAAACTGGATGTCGGCACAATCTACTCCCAGCCCG AGCATCAGTTTTACCACAAGTGGGCTTTGTTGTCCGACCCTGATGACATCTCAGCGGGCTGTAAAGGCTACGTGAAGTGTGATATTGCAGTCGTGGCCAAAGGAGACACAATAAAGACTCCACACAAGGCCAATGAATCAGACGAAGATGACATAGAGGG CAATCTCTTAATACCAGAGGGCGTGCCTGCAGAGCGTCAGTGGGCTCGGTATTACCTGAAGGTCTACAGAGCAGAGGGACTCCCCAGAATGAACACCAGCATCATGGCCAATGTCAAAAAGGCCTTCATAGGAGAAAATAAGGACCTGGTTGATCCCTATGTCCAAGTACTGTTTGCTGGGCAGAAA GGGAAAACAACAGTTCAGAAAAGCTGCTATGAGCCCATCTGGAACGAGCAAATAGTTTTCACTGAGATGTTTCCACCACTGTGCAATCGCATGAAGATCCAGATCCGCGACTCAGACAAAGTGAATGATGTTGCTATAGGAACACACTTCCTGGACCTAAAGAAGATTTCCAATGATGGGGACAAAG GATTCCTCCCCACGCTGGGACCTGCCTGGGTTAACATGTACGGCTCCACTCGTACCTACACCCTGATGGACGAGTACCAGGAGTTAAACGAAGGGCTCGGAGAGGGCGTGTCCTTCAGGGCCCGCCTGCTCATCAGCCTGGGTGTAGAGATCCTGGACCCCTCCTCGCCTGACATTACCAGCTCCACAGAAGTGCAGGTGGAGGGAGTACCCAACATCTCAGAG ACTGCCACCGGGAAGGTTGAGGAGTTTTTTCTCTTTGGATCTTTCCTGGAGGCCACAATGATTGACAGAAAGATTGGTGATAAGCCCATCAACTTCGAGGTCACCATAG GTTACTATGGAAATGAGATTGATGGGGTGGCGAGGCCAAAAACGAAGGGCAAGAagggtggaggagatggtgacGAAGAGGAAACTGAACTGATCCACAACTCCAGCGAGGAGGAGGCAGAAGATGACGGGGACCTGACTTCAGTGGCGACTACTCCTCCGATGAAACCTGTCATCACTGACCG AAACTACTTTCACCTGCCCTATTTTGAGAGGAAGCCGTGTATCTACATCAAGAGCTGGTGGCAGGACCAGAGAAGGAGgctgtacaatgccaacattataGACAACATTGCACACAAACTA GAGGACGGACTGAATGATGTGCAAGAGATCATCAAGACAGAGAAGTCCTATCCTGAGCGCCGACTGAGAGGCGTTCTGGAGGAACTCAGCCAGGGCTGCAG TCAGTTTCTTTCGCTGGCAAACAAGGACCAGAATCAGTCTGGCAGAACCAAACTTGACAGGGAGAGACTGAAGCTGTGCATGTCAGAAGTG GAGAACATCGGCCAGCAAGCTAAAGCCATGAGGTCACAGGTGAAGAAAAGCACAGTGAGAGACAAAATCAAGCTGGCTCAGAACTTCCTCACAAGGCTGCGCTTCCTGGCTGTTGAG CCTCAACACAGCGTTCCTGATGTTTTCATATGGATGATAAGTAATGGGAAGCGCATTGCTTATGCACGTGTTCCCTCCAAAGACATCCTTTACTCCAGTACTGAGGAGGAGACAGGGAAGGACTGTGGCAAAGTCAAGACAATCTTTCTCAGG ATCCCTGGTAAGAAAGGTTTTGGGCCTGCTGGCTGGACGGTCCAGTCTAAAATAGAGATTTATCTGTGGCTGGGCCTGACTAGACAGCGCAAAGACTACCTGAATGGTCTGCCCAATGGATTTGAGGAGAATAAGTTATCCAGAGGACCTGGCTTGCCGTGCTCACCTCCCATCAGCCTCACCTACATGA TGAAACAGATCTTCCAGCTGAGGGTCCACATGTACCAAGCGCGCAGCCTGTTTGCTGCTGACAGCACAGGTCTGTCTGATCCCTTTGCTCGAGTGTTCTTCTCAACACAAAGCCAGGTCACCGAG gtGCTGGCTGAGACTCTGTGCCCGACATGGGACCAGCTGCTGGTCTTTGAGAATGTGGAGTTGTTTGGAGAGGCCACCGAACTGAGAGATGACCCTCCCATTATCGTCATTGAAATCTATGATCAAGACACAGTG GGTAAAGCTGACTTCATGGGCAGAACATTTGCCAAGCCTGTGGTCAAGATGGCGGATGAGCACTATGGTCCCCCGCGCTTCCCTCCCCAACTGGAGTACTATCAGATCTACCGTGGGAACTGCAGTGCCGGAGAAATGCTGGCAGCCTTTGAACTGTTGCAG ATTGGTCCCAATGGGAGAGCTGACCTGCCTCCCATAGACGGTCCCACAGATATGGACCGCGGCCCAATCATGCCTGTACCACTGGGGATCAGACCGGTGCTCAGCAAGTACAGGATTGAG GTTTTGTTCTGGGGCTTGAGGGACTTGAAGAGGGTGAATCTGGCCCAGGTGGATCGGCCTCGTGTGGACATCGAATGTGCCGGAAAGGGAGTCCAGTCAGCCCTCATCCCCAACTACAGGAAAAACCCCAACTTCAGCACCCTTGTCAAGTGGTTTGAAGTG GATCTGCCTGAGAATGAGTTGCTTCACCCACCACTGAACATCCGAGTGGTGGACTGCAGGGCTTTTGGCCGCTACACTCTGGTTGGCTCCAATGCTGTCACCAGCCTGCGGAAATTCATCTACAGGGCAACAGACAAGCAGGCCAACAACTGGACTACCACAG AGGAAATCATTGTCGTCAACATGGAACCTGAGCCTGCTTTCAAGAAGATGGACACTGTGGTCAAACTAGACTCT TGCTCTGATGCTGTGGTCAAAGTTGAG GATGATGATAAGGATGGAaaggggaagaagaagaagaggaagaagggtGATGAGATTGAAGAGGAGGAACTCGATGAGAGCATGTTGGACTGGTGGTCCAAATATTTTGCCTCCATTGAAACTTTGACAGAG GCTCTCAAGGCTCAAGAAGCTGCTCTTTCAGATTCAGAGGACAAAGATGAAATGGACCTTGCAGATGGCGGAG ATATCAAACCTGATGAATCTCCTGTGAAAGGCacaaagagaggaaaaggaaagaaggaCAAAAAGAAGCCTGGAGTAGATCCATTTGAGAGGAAGAAGCCGAAGCTGGATGAGCTGAAG GTGTACCCAAAGGAACTGGAGGGTGAGTTTGACGGCTTTGAAGACTGGCTCCACAGCTTTAATCTGTTCAGGGGGAAAGGCGGTGACGATGACGACCAAAATGTGACGGATGAGGACAGAATTGTTGGAAAATTCAAA GGTTCAATGTGCATGTACAAAGTGTCAGATGACATGCCCAGAGACATGAGCTTTGACTCCAACATGGGAATGTTTCAGAACATTCCTCACAACGATCCCATTAATGTCCTCGTCCGCATCTACGTTATCAGG GCAACTGATCTGCATCCCGCTGACATCAATGGGAAAGCTGATCCATACATTGCAATCAAACTGGGAAAGACAGAGATCAAAGACAAAGAGAACTACATCTCAAAACAGCTGAACCCTTTGTTTGGCAA ATCCTTTGACGTGGAGGCCACGTTCCCTATGGATTCCACACTCACAGTGTCAATTTATGACTGGGACCTGGTGGGAACCGATGATCTGATTGGAGAAACCAAACTTGACCTGGAGAACCGTTTCTACAGCAAACACAGAGCAACGTGTGGTATTTCGTGTAACTACGCCAT CCATGGTTACAATGTGTGGCGGGACCCAATGAAACCCACACAAATCCTGGCTAAGCTGTGTAAGGATGGCAAACTGGATGGGCCTCACTATGGCCCGGGGGGAAGAGTGAAGGTGGAGAACCGTGTCTTCATGGCACCGACTGAGATAGAAGATGAAAATG GTTTGAAGAAGCAGACAGATGAACATCTTGCTCTGACTGTGTTGAAGCACTGGGAGGAAATCCCACGAGTCGGCTGCAAACTTGTCCCAGAACATGTGGAGACCAGACCACTCCTTCACCCTGACAAACCAGGGATTGAACAA GGAAGAATTGAGATGTGGGTGGATATGTTCCCAAAAGACATGACTGCACCTGGCCCTGCTCTTGATATTTCACCAAGGAAACCAAAGAA GTTTGAACTGAGGGTGATCGTCTGGAACACTGATGAGGTCGTTCTAGAGGATGATGATATCTTCACTGGCGAGAAATCGAGTGACATATTTGTGCGAGG CTGGTTGAAAGGGCAGCAGGAAGACAAGCAGGACACAGATGTCCACTATCACTCCATCACTGGGGAGGGCAACTTCAACTGGCGCTTCGTCTACCCCTTCGACTACCTCATGGCCGAAGAGAAGATCGTCATCTCAAAAAAAGAGTCCATGTTTGCCTGGGATGAGACTGAATACAAGATCCCAGCTCGTCTTAATCTGCAAGTGTGGGACGCAGACCATTTCTCTGCAGATGACTTCTTAG GGGCGATTGAGCTGGACCTGAACCGTTTTCCACGGGGTGCAAAGACTGCCAAGCAGTGTaccattgagatggtgacaaaTGAAGCAGAGATGCCTATAGTCTCCATCTTCAAACAGAAGAGGATCAAAGGCTGGTGGCCTTTTGTGGCCAGAAATGAAGATGACGAGTTTGAACTCACG gGAAAAGTGGAGGCAGAGCTGCACCTGCTGACGggagaggaagcagagagaaGCCCAGTCGGTGAAGGACGCAACGAACCAGAGCCACTAGAGAAACCCAA CCGTCCAGATATCGCCCTCCTCTGGTTCCTCATCCCGTTCAAAGCTGCGAAGCACCTGATATGTGACCAGTACAGGTGGCTGACCATCAAGATCGTCACTGCTCTCCTGCTGTTGGCCATCTTGGGTCTTTTCCTCTACAACATGCCTGGTTACAtggtgaagaaaatgttggggGCCTGA